One Nitrososphaerales archaeon genomic window carries:
- a CDS encoding pyridoxamine 5'-phosphate oxidase family protein, which produces MLRLAVIQDDNFPHVTPVWFVFDGNAFYIATDLYRKTGRTTKKVEYIKKNDKVALLIDSYNPVDWDQVQGVMIQGIAEFVQDNSDEYRYAINLLKKKYPDYRGKYSKWLEGKDPKRHPIVIKVAKFKYTYWPQEGS; this is translated from the coding sequence GTGCTCAGGCTTGCAGTTATCCAAGATGATAACTTTCCCCACGTTACCCCTGTCTGGTTTGTTTTTGATGGAAATGCGTTCTATATCGCAACTGATCTGTATAGGAAGACCGGTAGAACAACAAAGAAGGTAGAATACATCAAGAAGAATGACAAAGTTGCATTACTCATAGACAGCTATAACCCCGTAGATTGGGATCAAGTACAAGGGGTGATGATTCAAGGAATAGCAGAGTTTGTACAGGATAACTCTGACGAGTATAGATATGCTATTAATCTGTTGAAAAAGAAATATCCTGACTACAGGGGAAAGTATTCCAAGTGGCTCGAAGGAAAGGATCCCAAAAGACATCCGATCGTGATCAAAGTCGCAAAATTCAAGTACACATATTGGCCACAGGAAGGCAGTTAG
- a CDS encoding PAC2 family protein, translating into MSAVGVDVVQTGSIESRSPYVFVGLPDAGLVGTIAVSYLVDSFDMNELGYIDSARFPPMVIVRESEVKYAVRIYGRDKYLVVISEIPLSPAIATQFSKSLLEWLKNIGAKLVVNITGLPVQNRMQIEKPEVLGLASTKDVKDLLRSQNIALFNDGVLFGPYAAIIKECISQKVPVMTLFAQSHLNFPDPTASIEALSVVNKVLNVDIDLKPLKDEAEIIRIKTRELMRQTEGALKEAKIEGQPTIYR; encoded by the coding sequence TTGAGTGCTGTTGGCGTTGATGTAGTTCAAACGGGAAGTATAGAATCTAGATCACCATACGTGTTTGTAGGACTCCCAGATGCGGGACTAGTTGGAACAATAGCGGTATCATATCTGGTAGACAGTTTTGACATGAACGAACTTGGCTACATAGACTCTGCACGCTTTCCTCCTATGGTGATTGTAAGGGAGAGCGAAGTGAAATATGCGGTAAGGATCTACGGCAGGGACAAGTACTTGGTGGTTATATCGGAAATCCCTCTTTCACCTGCTATTGCAACGCAATTTTCTAAGAGTTTGCTTGAATGGTTGAAGAATATTGGTGCTAAACTTGTAGTAAATATAACTGGTTTGCCAGTTCAAAATCGTATGCAGATAGAAAAACCCGAAGTTCTAGGATTAGCATCTACGAAGGATGTAAAGGATTTGCTTCGCTCCCAAAACATCGCATTGTTTAACGATGGCGTTTTGTTCGGACCTTATGCTGCCATCATAAAGGAGTGTATTTCCCAGAAAGTGCCCGTAATGACATTATTTGCTCAATCTCACCTTAACTTTCCTGATCCAACTGCCTCAATAGAAGCGCTGTCCGTAGTAAACAAAGTTCTTAACGTGGACATAGATCTTAAACCGCTAAAGGATGAAGCAGAAATAATAAGGATCAAAACGAGGGAATTAATGAGGCAAACTGAAGGAGCTTTAAAGGAAGCAAAGATAGAGGGCCAACCAACAATATACCGGTGA
- a CDS encoding THUMP domain-containing protein, translated as MYGYNLLVSFGWRKFYQARKEIRTILSKMGDENTIIKRTIAQGIAGVNTILDPRQVIKNLYSMYNRDPSTFVHTLKWVPVDYWTTSDLESMVRGVLMLRDRIARGEKWMMVVEKRRYTQYHKIEIIKHLAEYIDEKVDLKYPDKIVRVDIIGNNAGISVIKPDEVFSVSKARYEPLVTSIWKD; from the coding sequence ATGTATGGGTATAACTTGTTAGTATCATTTGGCTGGAGGAAGTTCTATCAGGCAAGGAAAGAAATAAGAACAATTTTATCAAAAATGGGAGACGAAAATACAATAATAAAGAGAACTATTGCCCAGGGCATTGCCGGTGTTAATACAATTCTCGATCCCAGGCAGGTTATCAAAAATCTATACAGTATGTACAACCGAGATCCCAGCACATTTGTTCATACTTTAAAATGGGTGCCTGTAGATTACTGGACAACTTCTGATCTGGAATCGATGGTAAGGGGTGTACTTATGTTAAGGGACAGAATAGCTAGAGGTGAGAAGTGGATGATGGTTGTTGAAAAGAGACGTTATACGCAATACCATAAAATAGAAATCATAAAACATCTAGCAGAATACATAGATGAAAAGGTCGATCTGAAATACCCAGACAAGATCGTGCGTGTAGATATTATTGGCAATAATGCGGGAATATCTGTGATCAAACCTGATGAGGTGTTCTCAGTTTCAAAAGCTCGCTACGAGCCTCTGGTGACAAGCATCTGGAAGGATTGA
- a CDS encoding GTP-binding protein produces MVRKAIIMGAAGRDFHNFNVFFRNNQNYKVVAFTATQIPYIENRVYPAKLAGGMYPDGIPIYSEEKLVELIHSHSIDDVFFSYSDVSHENVMHAASKAIAAGASFTLLGTRDTQLKSNRPVVSVLATRTGAGKSTIARMVVNAAIRNVLKPIVVRHPMPYGDLGVAVQHFKTLDDFKRYKITVEEEEEYTDHIESGVELFAGVDYQQILEHAEKICDLIIWDGGNNDFSFYISDYSIVVVDPLRAGHESRYHPGEANVRLADALVINKVNIAGSKTVEEVIEACRNLNPKANVFKVNSIVKVDNPDIIRGKSVLVVEDGPSITHGELKEGVGAFAARSLNCKLVDPRTEVIGSIKKAYDKFPWIGSVLPALGYSPEQLRELEESINSIECDAVVLGTPADLRKRIKINKPTVKVKFEGQDAGEPRFTLYLDKIFSKIARK; encoded by the coding sequence ATGGTGCGTAAAGCCATCATAATGGGCGCGGCGGGAAGAGACTTTCACAACTTCAATGTATTTTTCCGGAATAATCAAAATTATAAAGTCGTCGCATTTACAGCTACACAGATTCCTTACATAGAAAACAGGGTTTACCCTGCCAAACTGGCAGGAGGCATGTATCCTGATGGAATACCGATCTATAGCGAGGAGAAGTTAGTTGAGCTTATACATTCGCATAGCATTGACGATGTATTCTTCTCATATAGCGACGTGTCTCACGAAAATGTTATGCACGCTGCATCAAAGGCTATTGCGGCTGGTGCATCATTCACACTTCTTGGCACAAGAGATACCCAGCTAAAGTCCAATAGACCCGTTGTGTCTGTACTAGCAACGAGAACTGGCGCTGGTAAAAGTACGATTGCACGTATGGTTGTTAACGCTGCAATTAGAAATGTTCTAAAACCCATAGTAGTAAGGCATCCCATGCCATATGGCGACCTTGGTGTAGCAGTGCAACATTTCAAAACACTTGATGATTTCAAAAGATACAAAATAACAGTTGAAGAGGAAGAGGAGTATACAGATCATATAGAGAGTGGAGTGGAGCTATTTGCCGGAGTAGATTACCAGCAGATCCTTGAGCACGCAGAGAAAATTTGTGATTTAATAATATGGGACGGAGGAAATAATGATTTTTCATTCTACATTTCTGATTATTCGATAGTTGTCGTTGATCCGTTAAGAGCTGGTCATGAAAGCAGATATCATCCTGGCGAGGCTAATGTGAGACTTGCAGATGCGTTGGTAATTAACAAGGTCAATATTGCCGGATCCAAAACAGTTGAGGAAGTAATAGAAGCATGCAGGAACCTTAATCCAAAAGCAAACGTATTCAAGGTGAATTCTATAGTGAAGGTAGACAATCCTGATATTATCAGGGGTAAATCAGTCCTAGTAGTTGAAGACGGTCCTTCAATAACACATGGAGAACTGAAGGAAGGAGTAGGTGCATTTGCTGCTAGATCACTAAATTGTAAGTTAGTGGATCCAAGAACTGAAGTCATCGGATCTATAAAGAAGGCATACGACAAGTTTCCATGGATTGGTTCAGTATTACCAGCTTTGGGGTATAGTCCAGAGCAGCTGCGGGAATTGGAAGAAAGTATAAACTCTATAGAATGTGATGCAGTTGTGTTGGGAACGCCTGCAGATTTGAGAAAGCGAATCAAAATCAATAAACCAACGGTGAAGGTGAAGTTTGAAGGTCAGGACGCGGGGGAGCCTAGATTCACATTGTATCTAGATAAAATCTTCAGTAAAATTGCACGTAAATAA
- a CDS encoding carbamate kinase codes for MLLALGGNAIMSEHRTFDSQYETVSNATKEIARLVAEGYRIVITHGNGPQVGDTLLRHELAKEIVPPLPLYACVAETQGLLGFMIQTSLLNHLKKIGMRIDVVSMISEVTVFAKDPALKDPTKPVGPTYTKQELNAIMKLNPSITAKEIAPNKYRRVVPSPDPLLVLEANAVKELVKRGSVVIAAGGGGIPVTIERKGMRFIDAVIDKDLASERLATTIKAGKFVSLTDVDGVYVNYKSRDSRLLRKVKVGEMKKLLIKGEFGAGNMEPKVKAAIRFVENVGNEAIIAHLSKIREALNGRSGTIIYQ; via the coding sequence TTGCTGTTGGCATTAGGTGGAAATGCTATAATGAGCGAGCACAGAACGTTCGATTCACAGTACGAAACTGTGTCAAATGCAACCAAAGAGATCGCTCGCCTAGTTGCAGAAGGCTATAGAATTGTGATTACCCATGGCAATGGGCCGCAAGTTGGCGATACGCTGCTTAGGCATGAGTTAGCCAAGGAAATTGTTCCACCATTGCCTCTCTACGCTTGTGTTGCAGAGACACAGGGTCTATTGGGCTTCATGATTCAAACATCGCTATTGAATCATCTGAAAAAGATTGGCATGAGAATTGACGTTGTAAGTATGATTTCGGAGGTAACTGTTTTCGCAAAAGATCCTGCACTAAAAGATCCAACAAAGCCCGTAGGCCCAACCTATACAAAGCAAGAGTTGAACGCGATAATGAAGCTAAACCCATCTATCACTGCCAAGGAAATCGCGCCTAATAAATACAGGAGAGTAGTACCATCGCCCGATCCTCTCCTCGTGCTAGAAGCTAATGCTGTGAAGGAACTTGTTAAAAGAGGTTCGGTTGTGATAGCTGCTGGCGGTGGGGGAATTCCTGTGACAATTGAAAGGAAAGGGATGCGATTTATTGATGCTGTAATAGATAAGGATCTGGCCAGTGAACGGCTTGCCACTACTATCAAAGCAGGAAAGTTCGTTAGTTTGACAGATGTTGACGGTGTCTATGTAAATTATAAAAGTAGAGATAGCAGGCTTTTGAGAAAAGTCAAAGTTGGTGAAATGAAGAAATTGCTCATTAAAGGTGAATTTGGAGCAGGGAATATGGAACCAAAGGTTAAGGCTGCCATAAGATTCGTTGAGAATGTTGGCAACGAAGCAATAATTGCTCATCTCAGCAAGATAAGAGAGGCGTTAAACGGCAGGTCAGGCACAATCATTTATCAGTGA
- the hsp20 gene encoding archaeal heat shock protein Hsp20, with the protein MSWDEWFRRRMRGFPWYFEVEEMMKEMEKMFEESMKEFEGKVPKELVREKKLPDGTIRKEWGPFVYGYSVTIGPEGKPVVREFGNVKPSLRPSPKLALKSEREPLVDVMSTDEEIKIVAEMPGVSKEDIKVTATENAVTIHTATPERKYHKEIELPDAVDPSTAKSTYKNGILEITFKRKKRKEAGVPIRVE; encoded by the coding sequence ATGTCATGGGATGAATGGTTTAGAAGAAGGATGCGAGGCTTTCCATGGTACTTTGAGGTTGAGGAGATGATGAAAGAGATGGAGAAGATGTTCGAAGAAAGCATGAAGGAGTTTGAAGGCAAGGTTCCCAAGGAACTTGTAAGAGAGAAAAAATTGCCCGATGGCACGATACGCAAGGAATGGGGTCCCTTTGTTTACGGATATTCGGTAACTATAGGACCTGAGGGTAAGCCTGTAGTAAGAGAGTTTGGGAACGTGAAACCTTCACTTAGACCAAGTCCGAAACTAGCATTGAAGAGTGAAAGAGAACCACTGGTAGATGTGATGAGCACAGATGAAGAGATCAAAATTGTAGCTGAGATGCCAGGTGTGAGCAAGGAAGATATCAAAGTTACGGCAACGGAAAATGCTGTTACTATACATACAGCAACACCGGAAAGAAAATACCACAAGGAAATAGAATTACCAGACGCTGTGGATCCTTCAACTGCTAAATCCACATACAAGAATGGAATACTTGAAATAACTTTTAAAAGAAAGAAAAGAAAAGAAGCTGGCGTACCAATAAGGGTCGAATAA